From Paludisphaera rhizosphaerae, the proteins below share one genomic window:
- a CDS encoding DUF1559 family PulG-like putative transporter yields MYGRAKSRSRTGFTLIELLVVIAIIAVLIALLLPAVQAAREAARRAQCTNNLKQIALSAMNYESSNGCMPGGSYSATANNPPGVYSTYPENFSCFVRMLPFMEQSAMANAVNFNWTSSGAPNLTIGGVRNSTLICPSDTTNETMQLPATRSSASGVSPGYSFNTDPTLFPSPAQSFSQAFTSYAGNAGTFSFGYSKLMDTSIISQYNGVIFNDGTVTISGISDGTSNTFMFGEHSKGQLVKNAPQYGLSDGCWNSGRYYDTLFGALYPINLLNGNSAAIKSYTYFYPSTAGSQHPGGANFAFCDGSVRFMKNSVDSWSFSTNTDSYGDSIPDNTTYVTVAASGSFSKSGYYLSHSSTNGSARLGVYQKLATRNGGEVISSDAY; encoded by the coding sequence ATGTACGGACGTGCCAAGAGCCGCTCTCGGACCGGCTTCACGCTGATCGAGCTGCTGGTGGTGATCGCCATCATCGCGGTACTGATCGCCCTGCTCCTCCCCGCCGTGCAGGCTGCACGCGAGGCTGCGCGACGTGCGCAATGCACCAACAATCTCAAGCAGATCGCCCTGTCGGCGATGAACTATGAGAGCAGCAACGGCTGCATGCCGGGCGGGTCTTATTCGGCCACGGCCAACAATCCTCCGGGCGTGTATAGCACTTACCCTGAGAACTTCAGTTGCTTCGTCCGTATGCTCCCGTTCATGGAGCAATCGGCGATGGCCAATGCCGTGAATTTCAACTGGACCTCCTCCGGCGCGCCGAACCTGACGATCGGCGGCGTGCGGAACTCGACGCTCATCTGCCCGAGCGACACCACGAACGAAACAATGCAGCTCCCGGCGACGCGGTCTTCCGCCTCGGGGGTCTCGCCCGGCTACAGCTTCAACACCGATCCCACGCTTTTCCCCTCGCCCGCCCAGAGCTTTTCTCAGGCTTTCACCAGCTACGCCGGGAACGCCGGGACGTTCAGCTTCGGCTACTCGAAGCTGATGGACACCTCGATCATCTCGCAATACAACGGTGTCATCTTCAACGACGGCACCGTGACGATTTCCGGGATCAGCGACGGCACGAGCAACACGTTCATGTTCGGAGAGCACAGCAAGGGGCAATTGGTTAAGAATGCTCCTCAATACGGGCTGTCGGACGGCTGCTGGAATTCGGGCCGTTATTACGACACGCTGTTTGGGGCTCTCTACCCGATCAACCTTCTCAACGGGAATAGCGCGGCGATCAAGAGCTATACGTACTTCTACCCATCGACGGCGGGCAGCCAGCACCCAGGCGGAGCGAACTTCGCCTTCTGCGACGGCTCGGTGCGGTTCATGAAGAACTCGGTCGACTCTTGGAGTTTCAGCACCAACACCGACAGCTACGGCGATTCGATCCCCGACAACACGACTTACGTCACGGTCGCGGCCAGCGGGTCATTCAGCAAGTCGGGGTATTATCTCTCCCACAGTTCGACCAACGGCTCGGCCAGGCTGGGGGTCTACCAGAAACTCGCCACCCGCAACGGCGGCGAGGTCATCTCCAGCGACGCGTATTGA
- a CDS encoding glycoside hydrolase family protein, whose product MQRLLLGLGCVAAAGSSAFGYEEPWHFTSWRPVAGNPVFQGTGEGTWDHKIRERGFILPEDGRFTLWYTGYGRDRPTSMLLGRATSDDGKVWRRDPGNPLLPGSWVEDVCVVKVDGTYQMVAEGRGDIAHRLSSQDGVRWVDHGSLEIRKADGSPLSPGSFGTPTLWFENGVWHLLYERGDLGIWLATSRDLRVFTNVRDEPVLARGPEPFDRAAVAVNQVVRRDGYYYLFYHALADPTVRDWTTNLARSRDLIHWEKYPANPIIGDNCSSAVLVPTPQGDRLYTMHPDVKVFEPAGK is encoded by the coding sequence ATGCAGCGTCTGCTTTTGGGGCTGGGGTGTGTGGCTGCGGCGGGCTCCTCGGCTTTCGGCTACGAGGAACCCTGGCACTTCACCTCCTGGCGGCCGGTCGCGGGGAATCCCGTCTTCCAGGGGACGGGGGAGGGGACCTGGGATCACAAGATCCGCGAGCGAGGCTTCATTCTGCCGGAGGATGGTCGCTTCACGCTCTGGTACACCGGCTATGGACGCGACAGACCCACGTCGATGCTGCTGGGGAGGGCGACATCGGACGACGGCAAGGTCTGGCGACGCGACCCGGGGAATCCGCTCCTTCCCGGCTCGTGGGTCGAGGACGTCTGCGTCGTTAAGGTCGATGGGACGTACCAGATGGTGGCCGAGGGACGAGGGGACATCGCCCACAGGTTATCGTCCCAGGACGGCGTCCGGTGGGTGGATCACGGCTCGCTCGAAATCCGCAAGGCCGACGGCTCGCCGCTCTCGCCGGGCTCGTTCGGCACGCCGACGCTCTGGTTCGAGAACGGCGTCTGGCATCTGCTCTACGAGCGTGGGGACCTTGGAATCTGGCTGGCGACCAGCCGGGACCTCAGGGTCTTCACGAACGTCCGTGACGAGCCGGTCCTGGCGCGCGGGCCGGAGCCCTTCGACCGTGCGGCCGTCGCCGTCAATCAGGTCGTCCGCCGGGACGGTTACTACTACCTCTTCTATCATGCGCTGGCCGACCCGACCGTCCGCGACTGGACGACGAACCTCGCCCGCTCGCGTGACCTGATCCACTGGGAGAAATACCCAGCCAACCCGATCATCGGCGACAACTGCTCGAGCGCCGTGTTGGTGCCAACGCCCCAGGGGGACCGGCTCTACACGATGCACCCGGACGTCAAGGTTTTCGAGCCGGCGGGGAAGTGA
- a CDS encoding carbohydrate binding domain-containing protein — protein MPFQSFRRLGPAAWLVFVASASYGQAPIPEASTYARRWFYSSTNLQVDRAADDLIALVDRAGKVGYNGLMLADYKLSILDRVTPGYFANARRVRAAADAAGVEIIPAVFPIGYSGGLLAHDPNLAEGMSVEGEPFVVSGREARPEPFAAPMFRNGGMEDAKGDRLDGFAFQDDPSAGSFVDEAVHHSGRRSLRFEAGGTSPNRRVMQSIAVEPHRSYRFSAWIKTKDLQPAGGFRLLVLGSGSPARSLTFFEGGVERDQDWKQVDVVFNSLDQTRVNAYVGVWSPKGGSVWVDDVAIEPLGLRNVLRREGCPFVVKSADGKQTYEEGRDFEPVADPRLGRSPWAGEYSFAHEGPPIRLTAASRIHDGDSLRVSYYHPVVVHGSQVMCCPSDPKVESLLLDQARRVNELFHPRTFFMSHDEIRCLNWDRSCLDRGLTPGAILAKNVERCAAILNDVAPGCEIAVWSDMFDPHHNAVKGPYYLVNGSLEGSWLGLPARVTIANWNSGKASESLKFFADRGHRQLIAGYYDADDLSGFTRWNAAARGVPGVDGFMYTTWERKYRLLEAYGQAMSGAGVTSPPARKP, from the coding sequence ATGCCGTTCCAATCCTTCCGTCGCCTTGGGCCTGCCGCCTGGCTGGTTTTCGTCGCTTCCGCCTCGTACGGTCAGGCCCCCATCCCCGAAGCCTCGACATACGCCCGGCGTTGGTTCTATTCGAGCACCAACCTCCAGGTCGATCGAGCGGCGGATGATCTGATCGCTCTGGTCGACCGCGCCGGCAAGGTGGGCTACAACGGCCTGATGCTGGCCGATTACAAGCTGAGCATCCTCGACCGGGTCACTCCCGGATACTTCGCGAACGCCCGGCGCGTCCGTGCGGCGGCCGACGCGGCGGGGGTCGAGATCATCCCCGCCGTCTTCCCCATCGGCTACTCCGGCGGGCTGCTGGCTCACGACCCAAACCTCGCCGAGGGCATGTCCGTCGAGGGGGAGCCCTTCGTCGTCAGCGGACGTGAGGCCCGCCCCGAGCCTTTCGCCGCGCCGATGTTCCGCAACGGCGGCATGGAAGACGCCAAGGGGGACCGACTCGACGGCTTCGCGTTCCAGGACGACCCCAGCGCCGGCTCGTTCGTCGACGAGGCGGTCCACCATTCCGGCCGTCGCTCGTTACGGTTCGAGGCCGGCGGAACGTCGCCGAATCGACGGGTGATGCAGTCGATCGCCGTCGAGCCCCATCGCTCGTACCGGTTCTCAGCATGGATCAAGACGAAGGATCTGCAACCCGCCGGGGGTTTCCGGCTGCTCGTTCTGGGTTCAGGATCGCCGGCCCGATCGTTGACCTTCTTCGAGGGGGGCGTCGAACGGGACCAGGACTGGAAGCAGGTGGACGTCGTCTTCAACAGCCTCGATCAGACGAGGGTGAACGCCTACGTCGGCGTCTGGTCGCCGAAGGGAGGCTCCGTCTGGGTCGACGACGTGGCGATCGAACCGCTCGGCCTCCGGAACGTCCTCCGGCGCGAGGGCTGCCCGTTCGTCGTGAAGTCGGCCGACGGCAAGCAGACGTATGAGGAAGGCCGCGACTTCGAGCCCGTCGCCGATCCCCGCCTCGGCCGCTCTCCCTGGGCCGGCGAATACTCGTTCGCCCACGAGGGGCCGCCCATCCGACTGACCGCCGCCAGCCGCATCCACGACGGCGACTCGCTCCGCGTGAGCTATTACCACCCGGTCGTCGTCCACGGCTCGCAGGTCATGTGCTGCCCCAGCGATCCGAAAGTGGAGTCCCTGCTCCTCGATCAAGCCCGGCGCGTGAACGAGTTGTTCCACCCCAGAACCTTCTTCATGAGTCACGACGAGATCCGCTGCCTCAACTGGGATCGCTCGTGCCTCGACCGCGGCCTGACCCCCGGCGCGATCCTGGCGAAAAACGTCGAGCGGTGCGCGGCCATCCTCAACGACGTCGCCCCGGGGTGCGAGATCGCCGTTTGGTCCGACATGTTCGACCCACATCACAACGCGGTGAAGGGTCCTTACTATCTCGTGAACGGCTCGCTCGAAGGCTCGTGGCTCGGGCTCCCCGCGCGGGTGACGATCGCCAACTGGAACTCGGGCAAGGCGAGCGAGAGCCTGAAGTTCTTCGCCGACCGCGGCCACCGTCAGCTCATCGCCGGCTACTATGACGCCGACGACCTCTCCGGGTTCACAAGGTGGAACGCCGCCGCCCGGGGAGTTCCGGGCGTCGACGGCTTCATGTACACGACCTGGGAGCGGAAGTATCGGCTGCTGGAAGCCTACGGCCAGGCGATGAGCGGCGCCGGCGTCACTTCCCCGCCGGCTCGAAAACCTTGA